The genomic interval TTGTTCAACTCAACGGGATCAAATCATGTCCGCACATAGCGATCATAATGATAATGTGGTGTCGCAATTTACCCGGCAGGCCATACCTTTCACGCAATTACCAGGGCACATGAATGCCGTGGAGCTGCTGGTCGAACTCGCGCAGGTGGATGCCGACAGTCAGGTGCTGGATGTGGCGTCCGGCCCGGGATTGGTGGCGGCAGCCTTTGCCGCTGTCGCCGGTCATGTGGAGTGTCTGGATCTGACACCGGCCATGCTGATGCAGGCGCGCAATTATGCGGCAGAGAAAAGGCTTTCCAACATGTCCTTCAAACAGGGGAATGCCATGCAGCTGCCTTACCAGGATGCCTGCTTTGATGTGGTGGTGACCCGTTACAGCTTTCATCATTTTCTGGAGCCTGAGCAGGTGTTGGCAGAAATGATCCGGGTCTGTAAACCCGGAGGTCGTGTGGTGGTGGCGGATGTGGCCATTGAGCCTTTGGTGTCAGAACGATTCAATGCAATTGAACGGTTGCGCGATTCATCGCATGTATGTGCTTTATCGTCAGCGAGACTGGATCAGTGTTTTTTGCAGGATGTATTTGTCCGTTGTACCAAATCCCGTTATACCGTTGATGTTGAGTTGGAACAGCAGCTGTCAGCATCCTTTCCCAAACCCGGCGATGATATAACCATCAGGACCTTGATCACTCAGGATATCGGTCTCAACCAAACCGGATTCAATCCGCGATGGGTCGATGGTGACGTGCATTATTCTTATCCCATTTCGGTGTACTCGGGCGTCAAAGCCTGAGTGCTGATGTCATCCACCTGGCCCTGTTCAGGTCGGGTGAAACGTATCTTCAGCTGGTGGTTATGGACGCAGAAAGGTAAAACGAAGATTTATGTCGATCCTGATTTTCTGGAGTCTGAGAACGGATTTAAAGTAGTTAGCGCAGCTTTATGATCAGACCCATGAAGCGCTAAACAATAGCATGATTACCGTTTTCGGATGTTTGCATCGCGCGTGAATGGCGTTTCTCTAATATGGCAGGAACGTTTTTGTCCAGGGCCGTATAACAGTAATTAATAAGATTTTCTAAATCAGGGTGACCTGATCAGTTATGGTGTCTACACTGGTATTGATGACAGTTGCAAAATAACACATTAGCGTAACTGCCAGTCACGCTCATAGCGTGAGTGACGATGAAATTCTAACGGAAAAGATTGCTGATAATTCTCCGCTGTATAGATGCAGTGCTGTCGTTGAATTACATGAATAATACCTGCCTGAGTATTTTTGGTTTTCAGTTGGGTGTATCAATTCAGCACAGCCGGTTTCACCGTATAGGGGGCTTCTGAAAAAATAGGAATAGTTTTGACGCAGGCGAGGAAGCACCGCTCGCAACACCGCAGTTTACTGGAGTAAATGAGGATGTGAGAGGGTGTCGCCTTCGGACGGGGCTGACAACGTCCTGCGCGAAAACAGGCCATTTTTCAGATTGTGCCCTAGAGCTGACAGGCCTGCTAATGCTCTAGAAAAAAGGAAGGCATCATGACCATAAAATCCATTGTTATACTGGCGTTATCGGGGTTGGCAAGTACGGCTCAGGCTGAGTTCCCAATATGGTTCTCCATCGATGGAGGCTATGCCCGACCGCTTACCAAGGATGACTATCAGAAACAGATTAATGATGCTGGCCTGGATGCATCGTTATCAGGAACGACCGATTGGCGCGGCAGTCTGCGTGTCGGGGTGGGGGTAGACCTCGATCAGTGGTTATCGGTTTCCCGCCCCTGGAGCATTGCCACTCAGGTGGAATATCTGACACTCGGGGAAGTGGATGTTGATTACTCGGGTAACTTTCTCGATGCCGGCAAATTTTACGATGAGCTTGAAGAGATTCACCCCGAAAGCATTAAAGATGGTATTGCTCTGAGTGTGCTGGGCAGGTGGCGCGGATTTGATGGACCGCTCGAACCCGTTGGCTTTGGGGCCCGTGCCGGTCTCACCGGTTGGCGTCAGCATTACACCTTGAGAGATAATGATGGTAACAAAGTCGGCAGTGACAAACGGTTTGGTGTCGCGCCAACGGCGGGGTTGGAAACCACCTATGAAATCAATCCGCACTGGACGGCGCGATTGGGCTGGAATGTTTACTGGATGGATCGCGAAAGTGCCCAGCTGGTATCGGTTGGTCTCGAATTCCGACCCATGGGGCTGACCAAACCCGGTCAGTGGGATCTGACACCGGCACAGATGGCCGATGAGTTTACCGTTGCCCAGGGTCCCAACGATGTTTCTCTGGATGTGCTGGCCAACGATGCCGACCAGGGACAATCCCTGAAGATTACCAACATTACCCCGGCGGCCAATGGTCATAGCATTATCAGCCCGGATCAGAAATCTGTCATCTAT from Gynuella sunshinyii YC6258 carries:
- a CDS encoding class I SAM-dependent methyltransferase, coding for MSAHSDHNDNVVSQFTRQAIPFTQLPGHMNAVELLVELAQVDADSQVLDVASGPGLVAAAFAAVAGHVECLDLTPAMLMQARNYAAEKRLSNMSFKQGNAMQLPYQDACFDVVVTRYSFHHFLEPEQVLAEMIRVCKPGGRVVVADVAIEPLVSERFNAIERLRDSSHVCALSSARLDQCFLQDVFVRCTKSRYTVDVELEQQLSASFPKPGDDITIRTLITQDIGLNQTGFNPRWVDGDVHYSYPISVYSGVKA